One region of Paraburkholderia acidiphila genomic DNA includes:
- a CDS encoding nitrous oxide reductase accessory protein NosL — protein MLAVVLATGCQNDSRALPAPHEISDSTVSVLDGMSLEEYPGPKAQMLYADGHADFFCDTLGLFSVYLRPEHDRKISVMYVQDMGAADWRHPEGHWIDATQAIYVVGSRKHGAMGQTFVSFAKESDAAQFARSEGGRLYHFNQITSEMATTDGGVVKDQSM, from the coding sequence ATGCTTGCCGTTGTGCTCGCAACGGGTTGCCAGAATGATTCGCGCGCGCTGCCCGCGCCGCACGAGATCAGCGATTCGACGGTAAGCGTGCTCGACGGCATGAGCCTCGAGGAATATCCGGGACCGAAGGCGCAGATGCTCTATGCGGACGGCCATGCCGACTTCTTTTGCGACACGCTCGGGCTCTTTTCGGTCTATCTGCGCCCTGAACACGATCGCAAGATCAGCGTGATGTACGTGCAGGACATGGGTGCGGCCGACTGGCGGCACCCGGAGGGTCACTGGATCGACGCAACGCAGGCGATTTACGTGGTCGGTTCCAGGAAGCACGGCGCAATGGGGCAGACCTTCGTTTCATTCGCAAAGGAGAGCGACGCCGCACAATTCGCGCGGTCCGAAGGCGGCCGGCTTTATCACTTCAACCAGATCACGAGCGAGATGGCCACGACCGACGGCGGCGTGGTCAAGGACCAGAGCATGTAA
- a CDS encoding ABC transporter permease: MNLAMCSSWRQIRVIAGKEFRDRIRNRWVLAVSLVFGVFTLATSYFGAATQGAVGFHGVEALIASLVSLTIYLLPLIALILGFDAIVGERERGTLNLLLSYPVTRVELLLGKYAGLAAALSCATLAGFGLAGIVIAVRAPAADWFQYAGFVVSAVLLGCVFLSLAVCASVFCASRTSASGVAIALWFFFVLVYDLLLLGALVLTGGAALGPLFPLLLMLNPSDVFRILNIFGPGDLRTMYGLLSVFPSGLAVPLFLGPVMLAWIAAPLGLAAWRFNR; encoded by the coding sequence ATGAACCTCGCAATGTGTTCGTCGTGGCGGCAGATCCGCGTGATCGCGGGAAAAGAGTTCCGCGACCGCATCCGCAACCGCTGGGTGCTCGCCGTGTCGCTCGTGTTTGGCGTGTTCACGCTGGCGACGTCGTACTTCGGCGCGGCCACGCAGGGCGCAGTTGGCTTTCACGGCGTCGAAGCGCTGATCGCCAGTCTCGTCAGCCTCACGATCTATCTGCTGCCCCTGATCGCGCTGATACTCGGGTTCGATGCGATCGTTGGCGAGCGCGAGCGCGGCACGTTGAATCTGCTGTTGTCGTATCCGGTCACGCGCGTCGAACTGCTGCTCGGCAAGTACGCGGGACTCGCCGCGGCGCTATCCTGCGCGACGCTTGCGGGCTTCGGCCTCGCCGGCATCGTGATCGCCGTGCGCGCGCCGGCCGCCGACTGGTTTCAATACGCGGGCTTCGTCGTCAGCGCGGTACTGCTTGGCTGCGTCTTCTTGAGCCTCGCGGTGTGCGCTTCGGTGTTTTGCGCAAGCCGCACCTCGGCGAGCGGCGTGGCGATCGCGCTGTGGTTCTTCTTCGTGCTCGTGTACGACCTGCTGTTGCTCGGCGCGCTGGTGCTCACGGGCGGCGCGGCGCTCGGCCCGCTGTTCCCGCTCCTGCTCATGCTCAATCCGTCCGACGTTTTCCGGATTCTGAACATCTTCGGCCCGGGAGACTTGCGCACGATGTATGGACTCCTGAGCGTGTTTCCCTCCGGGCTGGCCGTTCCGCTCTTTCTCGGCCCCGTGATGCTCGCCTGGATCGCGGCACCGCTCGGGCTCGCTGCCTGGAGATTCAATCGATGA
- a CDS encoding Crp/Fnr family transcriptional regulator, which translates to MPLFNEMSAEELDVLALGTTELRVPRGATIFRRGDPCLGFHTVVYGLIKLSFSSPVGEEKIVRLVGPGDGFGEALMFMDKPYIVSAQALADTLLLYVKKSVVVSELEHDPAFARKMLAGLSMRLHNLMRDVEAYSLQSGTQRVVGYLLNLVGDNCESAQHVRLETGKRTIASRLNITPEHFSRILRDLSVRQLIEIKGREITIPDVARLRKG; encoded by the coding sequence ATGCCGCTCTTCAACGAAATGTCGGCAGAAGAACTCGACGTTCTGGCACTCGGAACAACAGAGCTAAGAGTGCCGCGCGGCGCGACGATCTTTCGTCGCGGCGATCCGTGTCTGGGTTTTCATACCGTCGTTTATGGGCTGATCAAGCTGAGTTTCAGCTCTCCCGTCGGTGAGGAGAAGATCGTGCGTCTCGTGGGGCCCGGCGACGGCTTCGGCGAGGCGCTGATGTTCATGGACAAGCCCTACATCGTGTCCGCGCAGGCGTTGGCCGACACGTTGCTTCTCTACGTGAAAAAATCGGTGGTCGTATCGGAGCTCGAGCACGATCCTGCGTTTGCCCGCAAGATGCTGGCCGGTCTGAGTATGCGTTTGCACAATCTGATGCGCGACGTAGAGGCATACTCGCTCCAGTCAGGAACGCAGCGCGTCGTCGGTTATCTCCTGAATCTCGTGGGCGACAACTGCGAGAGCGCGCAGCACGTGCGGCTCGAAACCGGCAAGAGAACGATCGCTTCGCGGCTCAACATCACGCCCGAGCACTTTTCACGCATATTGCGCGACCTGAGCGTGAGGCAACTGATCGAAATAAAGGGCCGGGAAATCACGATCCCCGATGTTGCGCGTTTGAGGAAGGGTTGA
- a CDS encoding ABC transporter ATP-binding protein encodes MIEITGVAKTFGAVCALDRVDLTVRRGELFGLIGRNGAGKSTLFQLMLGLLSADEGRVQVDGEFTGAPRFRAVKRRIGYLPENVVLYDNLSGLETLRFFARLKGVDTAQCMLLLEQVGLDGAAARKVREYSKGMKQRLGFAQALLGEPLLLFLDEPTNGLDPEGIREFYQTLKTRQEAGTTIVITSHILAEIQQRVDRLAILQAGRIHAAGSVPALRDEANLPLSIEVIALSDDIDPIVTALRREPFCDLTILGRRIAFECPRDAKMAAIAALSPLSGRLADLQIHEPSLEDVFLGCMEVSA; translated from the coding sequence ATGATTGAAATCACCGGCGTTGCGAAGACGTTCGGCGCGGTGTGCGCGCTGGACCGTGTCGACCTGACCGTGCGCCGGGGCGAACTCTTCGGTTTGATTGGCCGTAACGGCGCGGGCAAGAGCACGCTGTTCCAGCTCATGCTCGGTCTGCTTTCGGCGGATGAAGGGCGTGTGCAGGTCGACGGCGAATTCACCGGCGCTCCCCGCTTTCGGGCTGTCAAGCGCAGGATAGGTTACCTGCCCGAGAACGTCGTGCTCTACGACAACCTGAGCGGGCTCGAAACGCTGCGCTTTTTCGCGCGCCTGAAGGGTGTCGACACCGCTCAGTGCATGCTGCTTCTCGAACAGGTGGGTCTCGACGGCGCGGCTGCGCGCAAAGTCCGCGAATACTCGAAGGGGATGAAGCAACGGCTCGGCTTTGCGCAGGCACTGCTCGGCGAGCCGTTGCTGCTGTTTCTCGACGAGCCGACGAACGGCCTCGACCCAGAAGGCATCCGTGAGTTTTACCAAACACTGAAGACCCGTCAGGAAGCGGGGACGACCATCGTCATCACCTCGCACATCCTTGCCGAGATCCAGCAGCGCGTGGACCGCCTCGCGATATTGCAGGCCGGGCGAATCCACGCGGCGGGCAGTGTACCCGCGCTGCGCGATGAAGCGAACCTGCCGCTTTCCATAGAAGTCATCGCGCTATCGGACGACATTGACCCGATCGTGACGGCCTTGCGCCGCGAACCGTTTTGTGACCTGACGATTCTCGGGCGCCGCATCGCATTCGAGTGCCCGCGCGACGCGAAGATGGCCGCCATTGCTGCGTTGTCGCCGCTGTCTGGCCGGCTCGCGGATCTGCAGATCCACGAGCCGTCGCTCGAAGACGTGTTTCTCGGTTGCATGGAGGTGAGCGCATGA
- a CDS encoding cytochrome c1, with protein sequence MKKKRLSKLARGAAASAMLALVLGAAGAPARAQETIALDHAPEKANDLASLQHGAQLFVNYCLNCHSANLMRYSRLQDLGISQKQIEANLLFSADKVGSTMSVAMRPDDARNWFGAVPPDLSVEARSRGSDWLYTYLRSFYRDDTRPTGWNNRVYENVSMPHPLWQLQGVRMAKFEDTVDKETGESVHRFTGYQQVTPGQRSPADYDADVADLVAYLGWMSEPQRQTRKQLGVWVLLFLGGMTFVAWRLNAAYWKNVE encoded by the coding sequence ATGAAAAAGAAGCGGCTTTCAAAGCTCGCCCGTGGCGCAGCGGCCTCGGCCATGCTTGCACTCGTTCTAGGTGCTGCGGGTGCACCAGCGAGGGCACAGGAGACGATTGCGCTCGATCACGCGCCCGAAAAGGCGAATGATCTTGCGTCGCTCCAGCATGGCGCGCAGCTGTTCGTGAATTATTGTCTGAATTGCCACAGTGCGAACCTGATGCGCTACAGCCGGCTACAGGATCTCGGCATTTCGCAGAAGCAAATCGAGGCGAACCTGCTGTTTTCCGCCGACAAGGTTGGCAGCACGATGAGCGTCGCCATGCGCCCGGACGACGCCAGGAACTGGTTCGGCGCCGTGCCGCCGGATCTTTCGGTGGAAGCGCGCTCGCGTGGAAGCGATTGGCTCTATACCTACCTTCGAAGTTTCTACCGCGACGACACGCGGCCCACTGGCTGGAACAACCGGGTGTACGAGAACGTGAGCATGCCGCATCCGCTGTGGCAGCTGCAGGGCGTTCGTATGGCGAAGTTCGAGGATACGGTTGACAAGGAGACCGGAGAAAGCGTCCACCGCTTCACGGGTTATCAGCAGGTGACGCCAGGCCAGCGCTCGCCGGCGGACTACGATGCCGACGTAGCCGATCTGGTGGCCTACCTCGGCTGGATGTCCGAACCGCAGCGGCAGACACGCAAGCAACTCGGCGTGTGGGTGTTGCTCTTCCTTGGCGGCATGACTTTCGTGGCGTGGCGGCTGAATGCCGCGTACTGGAAGAACGTCGAATAA
- a CDS encoding c-type cytochrome, whose product MKTRNTVIAAIGFALVLGLSACDKSSAAAQVGSVTPKSIAPIGVVALDPGVPAPSGFIKVAVSTAPAAAPTPGGEKVFKSVCFMCHQTGAGGAPILGNKTDWAPRIAKGKPTLYKHALEGFTGNNGMMPSRGGNPSLKDDEVKAAVDFMVSKIQ is encoded by the coding sequence ATGAAAACTCGTAATACCGTGATTGCAGCAATTGGCTTCGCGCTCGTGCTCGGCCTTTCTGCATGTGACAAGAGCAGCGCAGCCGCGCAAGTGGGCAGCGTCACGCCGAAGTCGATTGCGCCCATCGGCGTGGTGGCGCTCGACCCAGGCGTGCCGGCGCCGTCGGGCTTCATCAAGGTGGCGGTGAGCACCGCACCGGCCGCGGCGCCGACCCCCGGTGGCGAGAAGGTGTTCAAGAGCGTCTGCTTCATGTGCCACCAAACCGGCGCGGGCGGCGCGCCGATTCTAGGCAACAAGACAGACTGGGCGCCGCGTATCGCGAAGGGCAAGCCGACGTTGTACAAGCACGCGCTGGAAGGATTTACCGGCAACAACGGAATGATGCCGTCGCGCGGCGGCAATCCGAGCCTGAAGGACGACGAGGTGAAGGCGGCAGTCGACTTCATGGTCTCGAAGATTCAGTGA
- a CDS encoding c-type cytochrome, giving the protein MKRMHKLWVSLQLTMSLSGWAVFVHAAQVEAPDASRGQAVVAQVCAACHGADGNSAAETYPKLAGQHAGYIVKQLGDFKAPPGGGQPARNNPIMAGMAGTLSDQQIVDVAAYFAAQQPQPGYAHAKDTLALGQRIYRGGIAEKGVPACAACHGPAGQGIPSLYPRLSGQWAGYTAAQLTAFSQGAGARDNSAPMHAIASRLSDNEIKAVADYISGLR; this is encoded by the coding sequence ATGAAACGAATGCACAAGCTTTGGGTGAGTCTTCAATTGACCATGAGTCTTTCGGGTTGGGCGGTGTTCGTGCATGCGGCGCAAGTCGAGGCGCCCGATGCCAGTCGAGGCCAGGCCGTCGTGGCGCAGGTGTGCGCGGCGTGCCACGGAGCCGACGGAAACAGCGCGGCCGAGACGTATCCAAAGCTCGCGGGGCAGCACGCCGGGTACATCGTCAAGCAACTCGGCGATTTCAAGGCGCCTCCAGGCGGCGGCCAGCCGGCTCGAAACAACCCGATCATGGCAGGCATGGCGGGCACGCTTTCCGATCAGCAAATCGTGGATGTCGCCGCCTATTTCGCGGCCCAGCAGCCGCAACCCGGCTACGCGCACGCCAAGGACACGCTCGCACTCGGGCAACGCATTTATCGAGGCGGTATTGCGGAAAAGGGCGTGCCGGCATGTGCCGCTTGCCACGGGCCCGCGGGGCAGGGCATTCCCTCGCTATATCCGCGCCTCTCGGGGCAGTGGGCAGGATATACCGCGGCCCAGTTGACGGCGTTCAGTCAGGGAGCGGGCGCGCGCGACAACAGTGCGCCCATGCATGCCATTGCATCGCGTCTTTCGGATAACGAAATCAAGGCAGTGGCCGACTACATTTCAGGGCTGCGCTAG
- the petA gene encoding ubiquinol-cytochrome c reductase iron-sulfur subunit: MQVQEDEHVDSGRRTWLIAASVAGGVGGVAAVVPFVGSFAPSEKAKAAGAPVEVDIGNLKPGEMMTVAWRGKPVWIFNRTDQMLAGIQKADSELADPLSTHPFSMPEPEYCRNEFRSRAEHKNILVAVAVCTHLGCTPTPRFQSGPQPNLPENWPGGFLCPCHGSTYDLSGRVFKNKPAPQNLDIPPYMFTSATQLVIGKDERGEA, translated from the coding sequence ATGCAAGTCCAGGAAGACGAACATGTCGACAGCGGCCGCCGGACGTGGCTGATTGCGGCATCGGTAGCAGGCGGCGTTGGCGGCGTGGCCGCGGTCGTGCCTTTCGTAGGTTCGTTTGCGCCTTCCGAAAAGGCGAAGGCGGCCGGCGCACCGGTTGAAGTCGACATCGGCAATCTCAAGCCTGGGGAGATGATGACCGTGGCCTGGCGCGGCAAGCCCGTGTGGATTTTCAACCGCACCGATCAGATGCTCGCCGGCATTCAGAAGGCGGACAGCGAACTTGCCGATCCGCTGTCGACGCATCCCTTTTCGATGCCCGAGCCCGAATACTGCAGGAACGAGTTTCGATCGCGTGCAGAGCATAAAAATATTCTCGTGGCGGTTGCCGTGTGCACGCACTTGGGCTGCACGCCCACGCCGCGCTTCCAGTCGGGGCCGCAGCCAAACCTGCCCGAGAACTGGCCGGGCGGCTTCCTGTGTCCATGCCACGGTTCCACCTACGACCTCTCCGGCCGCGTGTTCAAGAACAAGCCCGCGCCGCAGAACCTCGATATCCCGCCTTATATGTTCACGTCCGCGACGCAGCTCGTGATCGGCAAGGACGAAAGAGGAGAAGCGTAA
- a CDS encoding Rrf2 family transcriptional regulator, whose amino-acid sequence MRLTGFTKYGLLVLVYATVHRDELLTVNQISAAFGISRNHLTKIVHTLGRAGYLSTSRGRAGGLRLGRPAVLITVGEVVRTMEQDFDKAERFDTEHSTSATTAACGLRSTFWAATRAYFDVLDRCTLADLASDHGELTHLLIGRSVDHPPMRQSSS is encoded by the coding sequence ATGCGGCTCACAGGCTTCACCAAATATGGTCTGTTGGTGCTGGTCTACGCCACCGTTCACCGTGACGAACTCCTCACGGTCAACCAGATCTCCGCGGCGTTCGGCATCTCACGCAACCATCTGACGAAGATCGTTCATACGCTCGGCAGAGCCGGCTATCTCAGCACGTCGCGAGGCCGTGCGGGCGGCTTGCGGCTTGGCCGCCCTGCGGTGCTGATTACGGTTGGCGAAGTCGTTCGCACGATGGAGCAGGATTTCGACAAGGCCGAGCGCTTCGACACCGAGCACAGCACGAGCGCGACCACTGCCGCCTGCGGACTTCGCTCGACATTCTGGGCCGCTACGCGCGCGTATTTCGATGTGCTCGACCGGTGCACACTCGCCGACCTCGCCTCTGACCACGGCGAGTTGACGCACCTTCTCATCGGCCGCTCGGTCGATCACCCGCCAATGCGTCAATCGTCGTCGTGA
- a CDS encoding cytochrome b, whose protein sequence is MARGTEHEVETKGFLGWVDRRFPLTAMWKTHLSEYYAPKNFNYWYFFGSLALLVLVNQIVTGIFLTMNYKPDATLAFASVEYIMREVPWGWLIRYMHSTGASMFFVVVYLHMFRGLLYGSYRKPRELVWIFGCAIFLCLMAEAFFGYLLPWGQMSFWGAQVIVNLFSAIPFIGPDLSLWIRGDYVVSDVTLNRFFAFHVIAIPLVLVGLVICHIIALHEVGSNNPDGVEIKEKKDARGIPLDGIPFHPYYSVHDFMGVCIFLMIFAAIVFLAPEMGGYFLEANNFVPANPLQTPPEIAPVWYFTAFYAMLRATTDPFKIVLMIVIALLGLLALVRARGKWRLGLPVLAVLVILAMYFTESKFWGVVVMGTAVISLFFLPWLDRAPVKSIRYRPFFHKALLGIFVLAFFILAFLGTKPPSPVGTLIAQICALVYFAFFLGMPFWTPLGTFKQPPERVRFKPH, encoded by the coding sequence ATGGCGCGCGGCACTGAACATGAAGTAGAAACGAAGGGATTCCTTGGCTGGGTCGACAGGCGCTTCCCGCTCACTGCAATGTGGAAGACCCATCTCTCTGAATATTACGCGCCGAAGAATTTCAATTACTGGTACTTCTTCGGCTCGCTCGCGCTGCTCGTGCTGGTGAACCAGATCGTCACCGGCATTTTCCTCACCATGAACTACAAGCCCGATGCGACGCTCGCGTTCGCGTCGGTCGAGTACATCATGCGCGAGGTGCCGTGGGGCTGGCTGATCCGTTACATGCACTCCACGGGCGCTTCGATGTTCTTCGTGGTCGTGTATCTGCACATGTTCCGCGGGCTGTTGTATGGCTCGTACCGCAAGCCGCGCGAACTCGTGTGGATCTTCGGCTGCGCGATCTTCCTGTGCCTGATGGCCGAGGCGTTCTTCGGCTACCTGCTGCCGTGGGGCCAGATGTCGTTCTGGGGCGCGCAGGTGATCGTGAACCTGTTCTCGGCGATTCCCTTCATCGGCCCGGATCTCTCGCTGTGGATTCGCGGCGACTACGTGGTGTCGGACGTCACGCTCAACCGCTTCTTCGCGTTCCACGTGATCGCCATTCCGCTCGTGCTGGTCGGGCTCGTGATCTGCCACATCATCGCGCTGCACGAAGTGGGCTCGAACAACCCGGATGGCGTCGAGATCAAGGAGAAGAAAGACGCGAGGGGCATTCCGCTCGACGGCATTCCATTCCACCCGTATTACTCGGTGCATGACTTCATGGGCGTGTGCATCTTCCTGATGATCTTCGCGGCGATCGTGTTCTTAGCGCCGGAAATGGGCGGCTACTTCCTCGAAGCGAATAACTTCGTGCCGGCCAACCCGCTGCAAACGCCGCCGGAAATTGCACCGGTCTGGTACTTCACCGCGTTCTACGCGATGCTGCGCGCCACCACCGACCCGTTCAAGATCGTCTTGATGATCGTGATCGCGCTGCTCGGTCTGCTCGCACTGGTGCGCGCGCGCGGCAAATGGCGTTTGGGGTTACCCGTGCTGGCCGTGCTCGTGATTCTCGCCATGTATTTCACCGAGTCGAAATTCTGGGGCGTGGTGGTAATGGGCACGGCGGTGATCTCGCTCTTCTTCCTGCCGTGGCTCGACCGCGCGCCGGTGAAGTCGATCCGCTACCGGCCGTTCTTCCACAAGGCTTTGCTCGGCATCTTCGTGCTGGCGTTCTTTATTCTGGCGTTCCTCGGCACGAAACCGCCATCGCCAGTGGGCACGCTGATCGCCCAGATCTGCGCGCTCGTCTATTTCGCGTTCTTCCTCGGCATGCCGTTCTGGACGCCGCTTGGCACGTTCAAGCAGCCGCCCGAACGCGTGCGTTTCAAGCCCCATTGA
- a CDS encoding 4Fe-4S binding protein has product MKVSFRISLFAPRFAPFFALLFALLFSFTHPAFASIYEQELPDELFSRPEMCKWTDCAGVLPGANEFSARKGSPPYVEAYANDGHARVLKGYVFLSTDIVDIQGYSGKPIVTLIGMDTKGGITGVRVLKHSEPILLVGIPESKLLAFLRQYVGRFAGSRFEIGQGSAGGANLDAISGATVTAIAENQLISRCAVAIASQVGIVKEAVLPQAKLLPDNARYGWPALVDMGAVQHLAIHASDVGAADSGTPYLDLYYGYLNAPAIGKSILGEYDYAQLMNRLKPGEHALFIVANGTESFKGSGFVRGGIYDRIQVRQGINAFTFKDSDYLNLYSLQAAGAPAFNETGIFIIRSASFSAAYPWKFVFLGHTIDKQTGAKRFLAFNSPYWLPARFLEGGRPKVQEEKPAWWNAWNGKKVEVGLFIGWAVAVMLFFATRERWVRKAKRANKRWVSWPKTASWLIAMGFAGWHEMAQPSITQVLTFIHSLFGGWNLSLFLSDPFIFVFWIVIAVTVIVWGRGLFCGWMCPFGSMSEMLFKLARAVGLKKLQRKLPMHWHNRLRKLKYAVFAVLLAVSVFSMPRAEKLAEIEPFKTTFLVGVLNRSWPFVLFWTVVVGASIFIERPFCKYLCPLGASLALPGRLRLLKLRRKPACTTCHACAAGCGSLAIDDTGRIDQMECMLCLDCMVMYYDEHSCPPLAKERKRREREGLPLTRVGKDGHFIPIKLEVPGSASIRGGKTAPLARSVEPLGPTKQNRTCE; this is encoded by the coding sequence ATGAAAGTTTCGTTCCGGATCTCGTTGTTCGCACCGCGCTTCGCGCCGTTTTTTGCGCTGCTTTTTGCGCTGCTCTTTTCGTTCACCCACCCGGCCTTTGCGTCGATCTATGAGCAGGAATTGCCGGACGAACTGTTCAGCCGCCCGGAGATGTGCAAATGGACTGACTGCGCGGGCGTGCTGCCGGGCGCAAATGAGTTCTCGGCGCGCAAGGGCAGCCCGCCCTATGTCGAGGCCTATGCCAACGACGGCCACGCCCGGGTGCTCAAGGGCTACGTATTCCTCTCCACCGATATCGTCGACATACAGGGCTACTCCGGCAAACCCATCGTCACGCTGATCGGAATGGACACGAAAGGGGGGATTACCGGCGTCAGGGTGCTCAAGCACAGCGAGCCCATCCTGCTCGTCGGGATACCCGAAAGCAAGCTGCTCGCATTCCTGCGGCAATACGTTGGCCGGTTCGCCGGTTCGCGCTTCGAGATCGGGCAAGGCAGCGCGGGCGGCGCGAACCTCGACGCCATTTCGGGCGCGACTGTCACGGCAATAGCGGAAAACCAGTTGATCTCACGCTGCGCGGTCGCGATCGCGAGCCAGGTCGGCATCGTGAAGGAAGCCGTCCTGCCGCAGGCAAAACTGTTGCCCGATAATGCGCGCTACGGGTGGCCTGCGCTCGTGGACATGGGCGCGGTCCAGCACCTCGCGATCCACGCGAGCGACGTTGGCGCAGCGGACAGCGGCACACCCTATCTCGATCTCTACTATGGCTACCTGAACGCGCCCGCGATCGGCAAGAGCATTCTTGGCGAGTACGATTACGCGCAACTCATGAACCGGCTCAAGCCCGGCGAGCATGCGCTTTTCATCGTGGCGAACGGCACGGAGTCGTTCAAGGGGTCGGGTTTTGTGCGCGGCGGGATTTATGACCGCATTCAGGTCAGGCAGGGGATCAATGCGTTCACGTTCAAGGACTCCGACTATCTGAACCTCTATTCGCTGCAGGCGGCGGGCGCACCGGCCTTCAACGAGACTGGCATCTTCATCATTCGGAGCGCGAGTTTCAGTGCCGCTTATCCGTGGAAATTCGTCTTCCTCGGGCACACCATCGACAAGCAAACCGGCGCGAAGCGTTTTTTGGCGTTCAATTCACCGTATTGGCTGCCAGCGCGCTTTCTTGAGGGCGGCCGTCCGAAGGTTCAGGAGGAGAAGCCGGCCTGGTGGAACGCGTGGAACGGGAAGAAGGTCGAAGTCGGCCTTTTCATTGGCTGGGCCGTGGCCGTCATGCTGTTCTTCGCGACGCGCGAGCGCTGGGTGCGCAAGGCGAAGCGCGCGAACAAGCGCTGGGTCTCATGGCCGAAAACGGCGAGCTGGCTGATTGCGATGGGTTTCGCGGGCTGGCACGAGATGGCGCAGCCATCCATCACGCAGGTGCTGACGTTCATCCATTCGCTGTTCGGCGGCTGGAACCTCTCGCTCTTCCTTTCCGATCCGTTCATCTTCGTCTTCTGGATCGTGATCGCCGTCACCGTGATTGTCTGGGGACGCGGCTTGTTTTGCGGCTGGATGTGCCCCTTCGGGTCGATGTCCGAGATGCTTTTTAAGCTCGCGCGCGCGGTGGGATTGAAAAAGCTGCAGCGCAAGCTGCCGATGCACTGGCACAACCGGCTGCGCAAGCTCAAGTATGCCGTGTTTGCGGTCTTGCTCGCCGTGTCGGTCTTCTCGATGCCGCGGGCCGAAAAGCTCGCCGAGATCGAGCCGTTCAAGACGACCTTCCTGGTTGGCGTGCTCAACCGCTCGTGGCCCTTCGTGTTGTTCTGGACTGTTGTTGTGGGCGCATCGATTTTTATCGAACGGCCATTCTGCAAGTATCTGTGCCCGCTCGGCGCCAGCCTCGCGCTGCCTGGCCGCCTGCGCCTGCTCAAATTGCGGCGCAAACCCGCATGCACGACCTGCCACGCTTGCGCGGCCGGCTGCGGTTCCCTCGCGATCGACGACACAGGGCGGATCGATCAGATGGAGTGCATGCTCTGCCTCGATTGCATGGTGATGTACTACGACGAGCACAGCTGCCCGCCTCTGGCGAAGGAGAGAAAACGGCGCGAAAGGGAAGGGCTGCCGCTGACCAGGGTCGGCAAGGATGGACATTTCATTCCGATCAAACTGGAAGTTCCCGGAAGCGCGAGCATCCGGGGCGGAAAAACTGCGCCGCTGGCGCGCTCGGTGGAACCTCTCGGCCCTACAAAACAAAACAGGACGTGCGAATGA